TTACAACCTAAATGAACTACCATCACAAATCCTAATGAACAATGGGCATTGTGCTATAATGACACAGATCCATGAATAGTTAGTGCTGACTTACCATTAGCATGCTGTACAAATTTCTGAAGGGCAGATCTCCGTAGTGGTTCAGTCTTGGATCCAGTGCACAGCAAAGAGTGGTAGGAATCCCAATCAGAATCCGCACATGATTGGCTGTGCGAAATTTCAATATCAATGAACCACGTTTCCTTCTCAAGGCTACATTTATAAGAAATATGAAGTATCCAAGAAATAACAAAGAATATGTTTTATGTTCTATAGACACAAGTTTCCGATGAGGCAAGAAGGTCTAATGTGACTATAATATGTGAGGAAGAATAGATGTCATATGTTTCATGAAGAGAAGTTAGTTTTCAGGCCTACATAATCATCTCTAATATCACTTTGCAAAGAGAGAAGGGTTTTGCTAATTTTAGGAACACAAACCTGCAGTAGAGTTCTCCCTCACATCCACCAGGACAAGCAACAACTGATGGCAAACGGAACTGATCAGTGAAAGGCAGTGATGTATCACCATCCATAAGCGACATTACAACCCCTTGTGGCACATCATTACTATTTCCATTTGTTGAACCAGAACAACCGGTACTTGACCCGACATCACTTCCGTGGCAATGTCTCTCTGACGTGCTGTCAATGCTAGCACCAATGCTCTGCAAATACAATCTACGCCCAATCTGGAACTCTATAGAACCAATGAAGCAGAAGCAGTAACTACACACAACACAGTCAATCTGCAAAAAGGCACATAAAACCAACATAACACTTCAGAGAAACAATTCACCTGAAATCCGTAATGAAACAGTTACTTTCGATCAAATGAGAGAACCTTGTTAAGGCTGTGCTGAGCACCGACCACCATTTGATCCTTTAGAATAAGGTCCTCTTCAGCAAAGTCCCTGTTTGCACAAACACCTGCAAGAACCAGTTTGTTGAAATTGCAGGCTTTCACCTTATGCCATTTTTACACAAGCATACTGGATTGCTGTCCCCTTAAAGTAATTTCTCAAGAACCAATCAATACCTTTCCCATGCTTGCTACTGTAGCTCACTCTTATGCCATCATGCTTCTTGGACCGTATGAGTTCATCATAGTATTCCTGAGAAAACAAAAGGCAGCATGTTTACGTACAACCCCTATCATAAGCACTGGATCAAACCACTGACTTTACCGCCCAAATATAGATCCTTCTCACAATTTCACAGCAAACAACATCAAAGCCTGCGATATCACACCGACGCCACGAAGAGCCTAAAATTGGCCATCTTTCGATAAAACTAGCAACTATCGCGGCACGGGATTGTTCAATCAAGGAATTCTCAAGCAACCAGACGGGTCCTAGTAGCCTCGGAAGTGCCGGAAAGAAGTACCTGGGCGGATTGGAGAGGAGGCGTGGCGAGGAGCTGTGCGATTTGGGGCGCGAACTCCCTGTCCAGATCGCACGGACTGACGCCGCTCCCACCCATACCGTCGGTTGGTGCCAATCGGAGCTTCTCGCGGCGGGATTGtcagctcctcgccgccgcgccgccaccgctttGGTCGCTGGGGTTTTTGGGGTTTGAGCTCAAGCCTCCAGCACCAGCAGACGCAGAGAGGTAAGCAGACGGAATTGGTAGCGCGCAGATACACGTTCTCCACATGAAGACGTATCACCAGAACTTACGCCTTTAGGCAGCGAAAGCGTAAAGTGATCCTTCTGTCTCAAATAACCTCCAGCCTTCTGGTTTCGGATGACTCGAGTACAATTGTACATCGGGCTGACATCATGATTAAATAAATATCATATTATCATGGAGTAAATTATAACAGTACTTATTCGTACAAGTCAATTAGTTTAAACGTCCTAGCTTATCATAATATGATATATTTAAAATGGATAGGCAGTTCTTATGAACATGGTTGCTAAGAATATATTATTTCAAATATCATGTATTTAAAACAGATTAGGTAGTTTGATTGCCACACGTTCGTGAGCGCTCATGCATGCAAATGGACTTATATCAAACAAATTTCTTAGCTTCATTACTACAGGTGAGCGCTCGTGCCCACAAGTGATATTTGATTGTCTAAAAACGTAGACCACATGGTTTCTAAAGTCTCACTTGGGCGTCGGCGTTGCTTAACGATCCGTCGCCTTGGCCGCCGAATTCAATGTTGCACCATCGGAGGGACGGAGTCATGCCACCGCCTCCtatccttcctcctcctcctcctccgatctTGCATTGTGCGGTGCGTGATTGAGGCGGCCTGTGGCAGTTCTCGATCGGATGGAGAGAGCCCGCGGCCATGGCGCGGACggccggtggcggaggaggcagggaTGGGCGGCTGAGGAGGCAGgggtgggcggtggcggagtCGAGGGGACCGGGAGGAGTACTGGATAAGGTGGTAGGAGGTTGGGAGCCTAGGGATAAGGTGGGGGAGTTGGGCTAATTTGATGGGTCTTCTTTCCATCTTTAGGTCCACTAGTcctctatttatttttttacaggTAGGTGTATGTGTATATGTGTGTAAGGCGTCGACTCACCTCACGCCTTAAGCGCCTAGGTGTATGAGCGGTGGCGTGTCGCCTTATCACGCCTTACCACTTTAAAAACCATGGTAGACCCAagtaagtactccctccattcttttGATCAGGCTTTCAAAGGCGTCGCCTGAGCGGACCCATTTCGTCTTGGCTAATAGGTCCGCCTTGTCGCCTAGGCGGCGCTAGGCGTACACAGCTCATCATAGGTTGCCTTGTCATTTTAAAAACACTGCTTTTGATATACCTATTTCACTTTGGCAAAATGACCCAGGAAACTGGAAAAGGACCATGCTTATTATCCAATTAATCATGCCATTCCATACTCCTCATTAGTGGATTACACTAGAAGTTCTCGGTGTTGATGTCATCATATACATGCACGTGGTATTTTTTCTAGATGAGAACCGTGCACGAGAACCGTCCATGTTCATCCGAGACAACTCAAATAAGACTATtagaagagaaaaaataaattttaaaaataggttatcaaaagagaatggagtaCTTTGAAACAATCCAGTTAATCTGGATCTATCTGTTTGTGGTCTTGGTTGATGATATGGGTCACATAGCTCTAATATCTTACATGCCCCCTCTAATATCTTACATGCCCCAGATCTATTTTAATTTTATATTACAAGATCTCATTCTAAAATTATCTACCAGATCTCTAGTTTGGCAAAATGACTTCTTCTATTTTTCATTAGTGCATGTAATATATTAAATGTCTAATATGCCCATAGGTGATCTACATTTTCTCTCAATTTGTAATATGATTTCATATAAAATAAATATGATTAATATTACCAATAATTTTAGATTAGACTAatattttcgttttcttttcctgctttcttgttctcttttttttcttacttttttctttttcctccctttctctttcttaCTTATCCGCTCATCTTTCAGTCAAACAAAACAGGGCCTTCTTATCTTCTCCACTGCCCAAGCCACAAGCTATACATTGCGCGGAAAAAAATTGTGTGGGGACGGTCCCCATAGTCCTCCGCGTGAGGACCCATCTCGAATCTTTGCCGCGTGGACACCTGGGCGAATTGGCGCTCCCTGCTTCGACGCTCGCTCGCGGGTAACTCTGCTCCGCTCGGCTCTGTACAGGGAGAAACTCAGCTCGCGGAAAACCCTAATTGTCGCAGCCCCCATCCCTCTCGTCTCTCCCAAATCAGATCAGGAGGACCTCCTCCATACCGACCTCCCCTCTGACACATCCATGGCTGCCCCCTCCCTGTACTCCACTTCCTCTCCTTCCTAACCGCCAAAACTGAGTGCCCTCGTTGCCATTGTTCCATTTTGCCGCTGCACCCCTCTCCTTGTACACCTGAGCAGCAGATTGGAGAAGGACATCGTCTACAGAACTACGAGGAAGAGTCGCCCATGACCGTAGTGATGCCTGCGCCATGGTGAGGTCACGCCCTCTCTCCTTTATCATGCGGTACCTATCCGCAAGCTGAGTTTCTCCCCGTACAAAGCTGAGTCGAGCAGAGTTTCGAGCGAGTGTCGAAGCAGGAGCGCCGATTCGTCCAGGTGTCCACACGGCAAAGATTTGGAACGGGTCCTCACGCGGAAGAGTATGGGACCGTCCCCACACAATTTTTTTCCATTGCTGCAGGGCTACTGCTACCTGCACGCTGCTGCTTCTTTTCCGCCGCCCGCTGAAGCACCAGGTCGCCGGCCAACGCGCCTTCCCCAACAAGCTGGGCCCGCTCGTCGACGACACCGGCCTCTTGGACAAGCCGCTCCACGGCTCCAGGCAGAGGACCACGCGGGGAGCACGAGCTCGCCCTCTACGAGGCGTTCGCCTCCTCCCCACCGAGGTCCGGGATGGGGAGCGGCACCAGCACCGGTACCATGccctcgacgatctcctcgcgGGGCTCGAGGCACCCTCCGTCGCCGACATCAAGATTTGCTCCAGCCCCGACGGGCCGCTCCGCCGACAccgcgccacctccgccgctgtCCGCTGCATCTGCCCGTTGGGGAGGCGAGGCCGCGAGAGTCGCCCGTGGCTCTGCCCGGCAGAGACATCATGGTTTGGCGACGCGGACGCTGGTGTCTTTTTAGAGTGGTATAGACAGAGAAACCATTCATGCATTCATGAGCTTCCTGGATAGGTGATTTCAGACGTTAGATCCTGAGTTTGTACCCAAATGTCTGCACGTGTAATGGTACTTTTTCTTAACACTGAATAACAAAACAGAGAAAGGGTCCTAGTAGCTTCTGGTCAAATTTAAATTCGTCGCATCAAAATGGTATAGTATCATAATTTTCTGTGGTTCTGATCATAATTCCAGTAGAGTAATTAATAATGCCTGGGCGTGGATATGTTCAGAACTTCAGCTCATGACTTTAAGTTTGAGGAAGGGATCAAACTGATATACTATAGATTAGTAGGGTATCCAGCATCCCCCAGTTGTCTTTTGGGCATTCGAGATGAATCAACCCGTGGAGGTAGTAAACGCAGATGCAACCTCTGCACAAGCACACATCTAGCTTGTTAATGAAAGGATAAACTCCGACCCCAACTATTTCCAATCCTATTGTATAGTACGCATAAACGAGTACAAATGCAATTTATAACTCGTCAACTGATTTCTGTTTGAACTAACCTCTACAGTGCTCATGAACCATCACAAAGACCCAATCAAACCGTTGGGTAGCATAATCCTGCCATCCTGTTGGTTGCGGAGCAAATGGGAATATGATAATGGTagcttcgtcgtcgtcgtcatccaaAATCCTCAAGTCATCCAACCACCGGACGTGCAGCTCGCTCACCATATATTCGCTTGCCAGCTTCACCATTTGGCCGTGGCATTGGTGctagccgtcgtcgtcgcctgcaACCGCAAGCATCTCGCCAACTCCTCTGCTGCTTTGAGCGCCTCTTCCATAGCTTGCCCGAGAATGTCCGCGCTGGCGATGGCGAAGGCTTTGGTCGTCGCCCTCGTGGCGATAGCCGCCGTGGCCGAGCTTGCCGCCGCCAAGAACCACACGATCCAGTGGTCGGTGAGCGGGAACTACGGCGACTGGTCGGCCTCCAACGCGGTCAGCGTCGGCGACACCGTCGGTGAGCTCACGAACGGATAACCCTTGCAGTCTTAATTTGCACCTGTTCTGGCTCCGTTTTGTGTTTGCATCTGACCGTGACGCGGCGACGGACGGCGCGGGGGTGCAGTGTTCACGTACGGCCCGCCGCACACCGTGGACGAGCTGCCGTCGGAGGCGGACTACAAGGCGTGCAGCTTCGACGGCAAGCTGTCgtcggacgacggcggccgcacCGCCTTCACGTTCGACAAGGTCGGCACGAGGTACTTCGCCTGCGCGGCGGGGTCCCACTGCACCCAGGGCCAGAAGGTGGCCATCACGGTCACAGACGGCGCTTCGTCGGCGACGCCCAAGGGGAActcggcggcgaccggcgcggCCGGGCTCGCAGCGAAGCTGGcgctcggcctcggcgtcggAGGAGCCTTGCTTGCCGCCTTCTGATCGATCGAGATTCCTCTTCGTGTTGGTTGGGCCGTGGGTCGTTGCGCGTCCAGTAGCACGGTTGCCAACTTGCCCGCCACTTTGGCGCTTCgcaatatgttttttttttcgaataaGCAAGAGAATTGCGCATACGCAATATGTGTACTGTTAATTTGTTATTTGTCACTCAATGGATTGGTATTTCGATCATCCTCGCCATGTGTACAACACGGTCTCGTAGACGCGCGTAATGGCTTTGTGTTGGCAAGCGGATGGAGCGTGTAATGTGATTTAACCCAAGCTTTGGACTCGGTTAATCCACCCCCAGCTGCAACGAAATCCACGCCAAGTTGAAAACCAAACCAGGTTGCAATACCGGTGGTGATTTGTGAATCGGAAG
This portion of the Setaria viridis chromosome 7, Setaria_viridis_v4.0, whole genome shotgun sequence genome encodes:
- the LOC117865196 gene encoding mavicyanin translates to MSALAMAKALVVALVAIAAVAELAAAKNHTIQWSVSGNYGDWSASNAVSVGDTVVFTYGPPHTVDELPSEADYKACSFDGKLSSDDGGRTAFTFDKVGTRYFACAAGSHCTQGQKVAITVTDGASSATPKGNSAATGAAGLAAKLALGLGVGGALLAAF